A window of the Dyadobacter pollutisoli genome harbors these coding sequences:
- a CDS encoding class I mannose-6-phosphate isomerase, protein MMRSSYDKFPFIEVSQSSDAFFAGWERIFREVRQVVHLKNKTKNVICIDLYHGVNVDEVLDAIKENLEAVAVINTNDFLKSAAEINEMVYPFVTDDQVFGKMNDLKMIDFFDTGSLDRECEKIRNIESGTVVVCGEGARLFADADVLIYADLARWEIQKRMKRNEVGNFGMGNLDAGFALKYKQGYFLDWRVFDRHKLRFFDQIDFFIDANIAGEPKMIGAELYLKGLDEAVSRPFRVVPFFDPGPWGGQWLKEVIDLDREEVNYAWGFDCVPEENSLLFKFGEEIFELPSINLVLTRPRQLLGTGIYGKFGAEFPIRFDFLDTMDGGNLSLQVHPTRAYIQEHFGMDYTQDESYYFLEAEEDACVYLGTHKGVNAADMIADLEEAQNGSADFNAEKYVNKLSVKKHDHILIPAGTIHCSGKNAVVLEISATPYIFTFKLWDWGRLGLDGKPRPINIEHGKNVIDWTRDEDWVKENLFNNITEISLNGHSREESTGLYSTQFIETRRHWFDRKVTHYTHGNLNVINLVEGDEVIVESPDGLFEPYVIHYAETFIVPAHVASYTINPSGKSVGKKCATLKAYIRV, encoded by the coding sequence ATGATGCGATCCAGTTACGACAAGTTTCCGTTTATCGAAGTAAGCCAATCCTCCGATGCATTTTTTGCTGGCTGGGAAAGAATTTTCCGGGAGGTGAGGCAAGTTGTCCATCTAAAAAACAAAACAAAGAATGTGATTTGCATTGATCTCTATCACGGGGTTAATGTGGACGAGGTTCTTGACGCCATAAAGGAAAATCTGGAAGCTGTCGCGGTGATTAACACGAACGATTTTCTTAAAAGTGCCGCTGAAATCAATGAAATGGTTTATCCGTTTGTAACGGATGATCAGGTGTTCGGGAAAATGAACGACCTGAAAATGATCGATTTTTTTGATACCGGAAGCCTTGACCGGGAGTGTGAAAAGATCCGTAACATCGAGTCCGGCACGGTGGTGGTGTGCGGCGAGGGAGCCAGGCTGTTTGCCGACGCCGACGTGCTGATCTACGCCGACCTGGCACGCTGGGAAATTCAGAAACGAATGAAGCGGAACGAGGTCGGCAACTTTGGAATGGGTAACCTGGATGCAGGTTTTGCATTAAAATACAAACAGGGCTATTTCCTCGATTGGCGTGTTTTCGACCGCCATAAACTCAGGTTTTTTGATCAGATTGACTTTTTTATCGACGCCAATATAGCGGGCGAACCCAAAATGATCGGTGCTGAACTGTATCTGAAAGGACTGGACGAAGCCGTGAGCAGACCATTCAGGGTAGTACCGTTTTTTGACCCTGGACCCTGGGGTGGGCAATGGCTGAAAGAAGTCATTGATCTTGACCGTGAGGAGGTTAACTATGCCTGGGGTTTCGACTGCGTTCCGGAGGAAAATAGTCTGCTTTTCAAATTTGGCGAGGAGATTTTTGAACTTCCGTCCATTAACCTGGTGCTCACCCGGCCGCGGCAATTGCTGGGAACGGGTATCTATGGCAAATTCGGCGCGGAATTTCCAATCCGGTTCGATTTTCTGGATACGATGGATGGAGGCAACCTGAGTTTGCAGGTACATCCAACGCGTGCGTACATTCAGGAGCATTTTGGAATGGATTATACCCAGGACGAAAGCTACTACTTCCTGGAAGCGGAGGAGGACGCGTGCGTATACCTGGGTACGCATAAAGGTGTGAACGCGGCCGATATGATCGCTGATCTGGAAGAGGCGCAGAACGGGTCGGCTGATTTTAACGCGGAAAAATATGTAAACAAGCTGTCCGTCAAAAAGCACGACCACATCCTTATTCCCGCCGGGACGATACATTGCTCAGGGAAAAATGCAGTGGTACTTGAAATTTCAGCAACGCCGTACATTTTTACATTCAAATTATGGGACTGGGGCAGACTGGGACTCGACGGAAAGCCGAGACCGATCAATATAGAACATGGTAAAAATGTCATCGACTGGACCCGTGACGAAGATTGGGTGAAAGAGAATCTCTTTAACAATATTACCGAAATCTCACTGAATGGCCATTCCAGGGAAGAATCCACAGGTTTGTACTCCACGCAGTTCATTGAAACCAGAAGACATTGGTTTGACAGAAAAGTGACACATTACACCCACGGGAATTTGAATGTGATTAATCTCGTGGAAGGCGATGAAGTAATCGTGGAAAGTCCCGATGGCCTTTTTGAACCTTATGTGATCCATTATGCCGAGACATTTATCGTACCGGCGCATGTGGCATCTTACACGATCAACCCCTCCGGAAAATCTGTCGGGAAAAAATGTGCAACGCTGAAAGCTTATATCAGAGTGTAG
- a CDS encoding DUF4185 domain-containing protein — MKYSILFFVVAIFSCDTQSSDSKQNAALPDVNEKEFTAAPAPEWSNLFLRKSGWFGGDGIFTIPFSGKDSEKSDSILFLFSDTMVGEIEGDKLMPGYQFVNNSIALLNGKAPDSASIAFKVAGEKAVFIPKTAKDKDTYFWLGDGFVNPDAGKDLFIFAYKITNTHDKSAFPFKETGNTLLRIPAGSRFPYETQEQLELPFNNYKSGEETISFGSAVLNNTESAGEAEPDGFMYVYGTKGITKKLVSARVKPAQVTSFDQWEFWNGKGWGKDVKSVAALSDSVSNELSVSLLSPGKYALVYQLGSLFPEICMQVGPTPVGPFGPRIVLYKTSADIKDPDLFTYNAKAHPALSEPGELLISYNVNTFKFFEVLQKQPNLYRPRFVRVKFSKTLKNN, encoded by the coding sequence ATGAAATATAGCATTCTATTTTTCGTGGTCGCCATTTTTTCATGTGACACGCAATCTTCTGACAGCAAGCAGAATGCGGCATTACCGGATGTCAATGAGAAGGAATTTACCGCTGCCCCGGCACCGGAATGGTCCAACCTGTTTCTGAGGAAATCGGGCTGGTTTGGCGGCGATGGAATTTTTACCATCCCATTTTCAGGTAAAGATTCTGAAAAAAGCGACAGCATACTTTTTCTTTTCAGTGATACAATGGTGGGTGAAATTGAAGGAGACAAACTGATGCCGGGCTATCAATTTGTAAACAATTCGATAGCATTGTTGAACGGTAAGGCTCCGGATTCTGCGAGCATAGCGTTTAAGGTTGCCGGGGAAAAGGCCGTTTTTATTCCAAAAACGGCTAAGGACAAGGATACCTACTTTTGGCTGGGGGACGGTTTTGTTAATCCTGATGCTGGTAAGGATCTGTTTATTTTTGCATATAAAATTACCAATACACACGATAAATCGGCCTTCCCGTTCAAGGAAACGGGTAATACGCTGCTTCGGATTCCGGCGGGAAGTCGCTTTCCATATGAGACGCAGGAGCAATTGGAATTGCCGTTCAATAATTACAAAAGCGGAGAGGAGACGATCTCATTCGGGTCGGCGGTACTCAATAATACCGAGTCGGCAGGGGAGGCGGAGCCTGATGGTTTTATGTATGTGTATGGGACAAAAGGCATTACCAAAAAGCTTGTCTCTGCGAGGGTGAAACCGGCGCAGGTTACATCATTTGATCAATGGGAGTTCTGGAACGGCAAGGGCTGGGGGAAGGATGTGAAGTCGGTGGCGGCATTGAGCGATTCGGTTTCCAATGAGCTGAGTGTGAGCCTGCTGTCACCGGGTAAGTATGCCCTGGTTTATCAATTAGGCAGCCTTTTTCCGGAAATTTGCATGCAGGTAGGGCCTACCCCGGTGGGGCCGTTTGGTCCGAGAATTGTACTTTACAAGACTTCGGCTGACATTAAAGACCCGGATTTATTCACATACAATGCCAAAGCCCATCCCGCGCTATCGGAGCCGGGCGAGTTGCTGATTTCTTATAATGTAAACACTTTCAAGTTTTTTGAAGTTTTGCAAAAGCAGCCGAACCTGTACCGTCCGCGTTTTGTGCGGGTAAAATTTAGCAAAACACTAAAAAATAACTGA
- a CDS encoding RNA polymerase sigma factor: MDQNEHHRSADRIIVEKVLSGNTRAFGMIMKQTEGLVAQIVFKMISNREERRDIAQDIYLKVFQKLDSFRFQAKLSTWIARIAYNTCINHLEKHQSRTFKDLENMQADDETGNAQEHVDQNDMEEKLISAEFNTMLQVELDKLPEIYKLLITLYHYEELSYSEIGQIVNLPEGTVKNYLFRARKMLRERLEIIYNKGL; the protein is encoded by the coding sequence ATGGATCAGAACGAACACCACAGGTCAGCAGACCGCATCATCGTCGAAAAGGTACTGAGTGGCAACACCAGGGCCTTCGGTATGATCATGAAGCAGACGGAAGGGCTGGTCGCGCAGATTGTTTTCAAAATGATTTCAAACCGGGAGGAAAGGCGGGACATTGCCCAGGACATTTACCTGAAAGTTTTCCAAAAGCTGGACAGCTTCCGGTTTCAGGCTAAGCTCTCGACCTGGATCGCCAGGATTGCTTATAATACGTGTATCAACCATTTGGAAAAACACCAGTCGCGGACATTCAAAGATCTTGAAAACATGCAGGCTGATGATGAAACGGGAAATGCGCAGGAGCATGTCGATCAGAACGATATGGAAGAAAAGCTGATCAGTGCTGAATTTAACACGATGCTGCAAGTGGAATTGGATAAGCTACCTGAAATATACAAACTGCTCATTACGCTTTACCATTACGAGGAACTGAGCTATTCAGAGATCGGCCAGATCGTCAACCTACCAGAAGGGACAGTCAAAAACTATCTTTTCCGTGCGAGGAAAATGTTAAGAGAGCGGCTGGAAATAATTTATAATAAAGGTTTATGA
- a CDS encoding S8 family peptidase: MYVSLASRALAMGIAVSLMVVGCKDAGIDSEPSSSPVNTENNARLSAESEYVEGELLVQFSEGASEAVKQKALDKVKGQSIEKILTKAMERAGKKQGVQLIKISKKVSEAIADLKASEGVDFAEPNFVYYHTATTVDPYFTNGSLWGMYGAGTSPANQYGSNAAAAWSAGKTGSASVYIGIIDEGIQLSHPDLTGQIWVNPLEATDGVDNDGNGLKDDINGWDFANNDASIYDGGSKGTLDDHGTHVSGTIGGKSNTQGVVGVNWSVTLISAKFLGRRGGTTANAIKAVDYLTNLKIRGLNVVASNNSWGGGGYSQALFDAISRANNAGIMFIAAAGNAGTNNDITASYPANYNLPNVISVAAIDKNGALASFSQYGATTVDIGAPGVAINSTTAFNTYSSYNGTSMATPHVTGAVALYASTHPGASVAQIRNAILASAVPTASLAGKTVTGGRLNVNAALSL; this comes from the coding sequence ATGTATGTTTCTTTAGCATCCAGGGCACTCGCTATGGGTATTGCGGTTTCCTTAATGGTTGTTGGTTGTAAGGACGCCGGAATTGACTCCGAACCTTCAAGTTCTCCCGTCAACACTGAAAATAATGCCCGTTTAAGCGCTGAAAGTGAATATGTTGAAGGCGAATTGCTGGTTCAATTCTCCGAAGGCGCATCCGAAGCCGTCAAGCAGAAAGCACTGGACAAAGTCAAGGGGCAATCGATTGAAAAGATTCTTACCAAGGCAATGGAAAGAGCCGGGAAAAAGCAAGGTGTCCAGCTGATCAAGATCAGTAAAAAAGTTTCCGAAGCCATTGCAGATTTGAAAGCGTCTGAGGGGGTCGATTTTGCAGAACCGAATTTTGTTTACTACCATACCGCTACCACCGTCGACCCGTATTTTACCAATGGATCTTTGTGGGGAATGTACGGGGCTGGCACTTCGCCTGCCAACCAGTACGGTAGCAATGCGGCCGCTGCCTGGTCTGCGGGGAAAACAGGCTCGGCATCTGTTTACATCGGAATCATTGATGAGGGGATCCAATTGAGCCATCCTGATCTGACGGGGCAAATATGGGTGAATCCCTTAGAAGCCACCGACGGGGTTGATAACGACGGTAACGGATTAAAGGATGATATTAACGGATGGGATTTTGCCAACAATGACGCTTCTATCTATGACGGCGGCAGCAAAGGAACGCTGGATGATCACGGCACCCATGTCTCGGGTACGATCGGAGGCAAATCAAATACACAAGGGGTTGTCGGGGTCAACTGGAGTGTCACGCTGATCTCTGCCAAATTCCTCGGAAGGAGGGGCGGCACGACGGCCAATGCGATCAAAGCGGTTGATTACCTTACCAATTTGAAGATCCGCGGACTTAATGTAGTCGCCAGTAACAATTCCTGGGGCGGCGGCGGATATTCGCAGGCGCTTTTCGATGCGATCAGCCGTGCGAACAATGCCGGTATCATGTTTATCGCAGCGGCAGGAAATGCGGGTACTAATAACGATATAACAGCCAGCTATCCTGCCAATTACAATCTGCCGAACGTTATCTCGGTGGCAGCTATCGATAAAAATGGCGCACTTGCAAGTTTCTCTCAATATGGCGCAACGACGGTCGACATTGGTGCACCTGGCGTTGCGATCAATTCAACTACTGCATTTAATACTTATTCATCCTATAATGGTACCTCCATGGCTACGCCTCATGTCACCGGAGCAGTGGCGCTTTACGCGTCTACACATCCTGGCGCGTCCGTGGCGCAGATCAGGAATGCAATTTTAGCAAGCGCTGTTCCGACAGCATCCCTGGCCGGAAAAACGGTTACAGGCGGCAGGCTCAACGTAAATGCGGCCCTTTCACTGTAG
- a CDS encoding DKNYY domain-containing protein — MSTAFKIIKWLLKTFFKIAGSLLRSMLGFKEKADKIKFNGEVVTDKNFQVLNKTFAKDSTTAYYRTRAFSYADVPTFEALDDHYAKDKDRAYYCNEYREGQNYYLTKKQTIVTIEDADIPTFISLGDGYAKNKSNAWFQGIAFKVQQVASLVIIDTHFCKDDVSAYLNRLPIAGSEGKTFELLEEHFARDAANIYYYGYTGEGQHICILPCERTSFQILDYRYSKDDNHVFFLGFILKGIDGHSFEILPEGYAKDKNAVFFREGQVAGADPGSFVVFEENGIYGHDYNYARDQTSVFMNDRKMKDADVATFKVLGENYGSDSKHVYYKTRVVKGADPATFKVYPHDLGNADSEDAIHKFHEGVKVAVD; from the coding sequence ATGTCTACCGCATTCAAAATAATAAAATGGCTTCTTAAAACCTTTTTCAAGATCGCCGGATCTTTGCTCAGATCAATGTTGGGCTTCAAAGAAAAGGCTGACAAAATCAAATTTAACGGCGAAGTTGTCACAGATAAAAATTTTCAGGTACTGAACAAAACGTTTGCAAAGGACTCAACGACTGCTTATTACAGGACACGGGCTTTCAGCTACGCCGATGTTCCTACATTTGAAGCATTGGACGACCATTATGCCAAAGACAAGGACAGGGCATATTATTGTAATGAATACCGGGAAGGACAAAACTACTATCTGACCAAAAAGCAGACGATCGTGACTATCGAAGATGCTGATATCCCGACATTTATAAGCCTTGGGGACGGGTATGCAAAAAATAAATCAAATGCGTGGTTCCAGGGGATTGCTTTCAAAGTTCAGCAAGTAGCATCACTGGTCATTATCGACACGCATTTTTGTAAAGACGACGTATCAGCCTATTTAAACCGGCTTCCCATTGCGGGTAGCGAAGGCAAAACTTTTGAGCTTTTGGAAGAGCATTTCGCCAGAGATGCTGCGAACATTTACTATTATGGCTATACCGGCGAAGGGCAGCATATCTGTATTTTGCCGTGCGAGCGAACTTCGTTCCAAATACTGGATTACCGCTATTCAAAAGACGATAACCATGTGTTCTTTCTTGGATTCATACTGAAAGGCATTGATGGCCATTCGTTCGAAATACTGCCCGAGGGGTATGCGAAAGACAAAAACGCAGTCTTTTTCCGCGAAGGGCAAGTCGCTGGTGCTGATCCCGGGTCGTTTGTAGTATTCGAGGAAAATGGAATATATGGGCATGATTACAACTATGCCAGAGATCAAACTTCGGTTTTTATGAATGATAGAAAGATGAAGGATGCAGATGTAGCAACATTTAAAGTGCTGGGAGAGAACTACGGCAGCGACAGCAAACATGTATATTACAAAACCAGAGTAGTCAAAGGCGCTGACCCAGCCACTTTTAAAGTATACCCACACGATTTAGGAAATGCGGATTCCGAAGATGCAATTCACAAATTCCACGAAGGCGTGAAGGTAGCCGTTGATTAA
- a CDS encoding glycoside hydrolase family 38 N-terminal domain-containing protein, with translation MRILNLSFLALLALTATAQKQATPGESKVTDVWLVFKTHFDLGFTDLPQNVFARYRGEMMDNALKIVDENAKLPADKHFAWTVSGWPLSAQILGPLQTPERKQRVEKAIREGSIAVHAFPFTTHTESLDYEDLVRGLGFSSQIARTYGLPLPISAKMTDVPSHSWVLPTLLSHAGVKFLQLGCNPASQYPRVPPLFWWEGADGSKILCQYTSLYGSEIKPPADWPCRNYLGMIMTGDNHGPPSQKELEEILAKTTADLPGVKIHLGTLDDFAKAVLAENPQLPVVKGDTPDTWIQGLLANPRETKVARQVRPLESALDELNTQMKIWQLPVKSIAAELARAYEQSLLYAEHTWGMNAEYGPRYSYGEDWKKWMREAEAEPIPADGDYSKLKNSYAKKTEIGSKRKWLNSYDEKRRYILNTEEIVTSELTSHLNLLAKSVGIEGKRVVVYNPLPWARSGMVEIPWEKGKYFYAKEVPASGFVSFSQKEIGIPTISSDSRPSFETPNFKVVFDLKKGGIASLIEKTNGKELIDRSSGYVAGQFLHERFSSNEVDSWFNKYSRIKEGWGLNDLGKPGMAPASQVPYQAFTPDDWKMNVTHSKVADIATLTSVNTKGLAKQYTIVYTFPRNAAYVDIEWFVDSKTADKHPEGGWLCFPFAVKDPTFTVGRLGGPIDPAKDIISGTNRYLMAVNSGVSVTAADQSGVALSPVDSPLISLGEPGLWKFDMEHTPKKAAVFVNIYNNMWNTNFPLWQDGSWSEKVRIWGIGKKTETNPDLVKNSWEARLPLLTGVADGVAGQLAAKQSGLSTSRAGALVTAFGENPDGKGVVFRLWEQEGISGDMTVSLPAKSMFTKATPVNLRGEVMEKAISISNNKFSFFLGANAPASFVLE, from the coding sequence ATGAGAATATTAAATTTATCTTTTTTAGCGCTGCTGGCCCTGACGGCTACCGCGCAGAAACAGGCTACGCCCGGCGAATCAAAAGTCACGGACGTCTGGCTGGTTTTTAAAACCCATTTTGACCTTGGTTTTACCGATTTGCCGCAGAACGTTTTTGCCAGGTACCGGGGAGAAATGATGGACAATGCATTGAAAATCGTCGATGAAAATGCCAAGCTTCCGGCAGACAAGCATTTTGCTTGGACCGTGTCCGGCTGGCCGCTCAGCGCTCAGATCCTGGGCCCATTGCAAACGCCGGAACGAAAGCAAAGAGTCGAGAAGGCGATCAGGGAAGGGTCTATCGCCGTGCATGCGTTTCCTTTTACGACGCATACGGAATCTCTTGATTATGAAGATCTTGTTCGCGGGCTCGGGTTTTCTTCGCAGATAGCCCGTACCTATGGCTTACCCCTGCCCATCAGCGCGAAAATGACTGATGTCCCCAGTCATTCATGGGTGTTGCCAACTTTGCTCAGCCATGCAGGTGTCAAGTTTCTTCAATTGGGTTGCAATCCGGCGAGCCAGTATCCGCGTGTTCCGCCGCTGTTTTGGTGGGAAGGTGCAGACGGTTCTAAAATATTGTGTCAATACACTTCACTATATGGGTCTGAAATAAAGCCTCCCGCTGACTGGCCATGCCGTAATTACCTGGGAATGATCATGACCGGCGATAACCATGGTCCGCCAAGTCAAAAGGAGCTGGAAGAAATCCTTGCGAAGACAACCGCCGACCTGCCGGGAGTAAAGATCCACCTCGGAACGTTGGATGATTTTGCCAAAGCAGTATTAGCTGAAAATCCACAATTGCCTGTTGTAAAGGGAGATACTCCCGACACCTGGATACAGGGACTGCTTGCAAACCCAAGGGAAACGAAGGTGGCAAGGCAGGTTCGCCCGCTGGAATCCGCTTTGGACGAATTGAATACGCAGATGAAAATCTGGCAATTGCCTGTTAAATCCATTGCAGCTGAATTGGCACGAGCCTATGAGCAAAGCCTCTTGTACGCGGAACATACCTGGGGAATGAATGCCGAATATGGCCCGCGGTACAGCTATGGCGAGGATTGGAAAAAATGGATGAGGGAGGCAGAGGCAGAACCCATCCCTGCCGACGGTGATTATTCGAAATTAAAAAATAGCTACGCCAAAAAAACGGAGATTGGGAGCAAAAGAAAGTGGTTGAATTCCTACGACGAGAAACGCCGGTACATCCTTAATACCGAGGAGATTGTCACCAGCGAGTTGACCAGCCATCTTAACCTCCTTGCCAAATCGGTTGGTATCGAAGGAAAGAGGGTGGTCGTGTATAACCCACTGCCCTGGGCGCGATCCGGAATGGTTGAGATTCCATGGGAGAAGGGTAAATACTTTTATGCGAAGGAAGTGCCGGCATCGGGTTTTGTATCTTTTTCGCAAAAAGAAATAGGTATTCCCACGATTTCCAGTGACTCGCGGCCGTCTTTTGAGACGCCCAATTTCAAGGTAGTCTTTGATTTGAAAAAAGGAGGGATTGCGTCTCTTATTGAAAAAACCAATGGTAAAGAACTGATTGATAGGTCATCAGGCTATGTTGCAGGGCAGTTTTTGCACGAGCGGTTTAGTAGTAATGAAGTGGATAGCTGGTTTAACAAATACAGCCGCATTAAGGAGGGCTGGGGATTGAACGATCTGGGAAAACCAGGTATGGCACCAGCCTCGCAGGTTCCTTATCAGGCATTTACGCCGGATGACTGGAAAATGAATGTCACCCATTCCAAAGTTGCGGACATTGCCACATTGACTTCGGTCAATACAAAAGGCCTGGCTAAACAATATACCATTGTATATACATTCCCTCGCAATGCGGCCTACGTGGACATTGAATGGTTTGTAGATTCCAAAACTGCCGACAAGCATCCTGAGGGTGGCTGGCTGTGTTTTCCGTTCGCAGTAAAAGATCCTACTTTCACTGTTGGCAGGCTTGGAGGCCCGATTGACCCAGCAAAAGATATTATTTCGGGGACCAACAGGTATTTGATGGCCGTCAATTCCGGCGTTTCAGTTACTGCTGCGGATCAATCAGGCGTGGCTTTGTCCCCGGTTGACTCTCCGCTGATCAGTTTGGGAGAGCCGGGCCTGTGGAAGTTTGATATGGAGCATACTCCCAAAAAGGCAGCCGTGTTTGTCAACATTTACAATAATATGTGGAACACCAATTTTCCGCTGTGGCAGGACGGCTCATGGAGTGAAAAAGTTCGGATTTGGGGAATTGGAAAGAAAACCGAAACAAACCCTGACCTTGTTAAAAACTCCTGGGAGGCCCGTTTGCCATTATTGACGGGTGTGGCCGACGGCGTGGCGGGGCAACTGGCTGCGAAACAAAGTGGCTTGTCTACTTCCAGAGCAGGCGCATTGGTCACTGCTTTTGGTGAAAATCCTGATGGTAAGGGAGTTGTTTTCCGGTTATGGGAGCAAGAAGGGATTTCCGGTGACATGACAGTTTCCCTGCCGGCGAAGTCGATGTTTACGAAAGCAACGCCTGTAAATCTTCGTGGTGAGGTAATGGAAAAGGCGATTTCTATTTCAAACAATAAGTTCAGCTTTTTTCTGGGGGCCAACGCCCCGGCAAGTTTTGTGCTGGAATGA
- a CDS encoding glycosyl hydrolase family 95 catalytic domain-containing protein, translated as MKNACLVSLLLLCYFDGLAQFRKAVAPAVSSYYNIWTKPLVSTPSKNKVDGPLMGNGDVTMTTGYMGNTLSHYISKNDFWRLVSPKTVTRKDDVSGPRIVGSVDVQIEDLNNARFTADQRLVDGVTTCSLVSDHQKVEAKSWVSATDNLIFIELKAIGKVANVSVSLTAPENKEARLTKGVRGNSLWLTRAFTDSVDIATEVAVALRTIDANSSSFTIEPGKKVVIAVAVESRFKNAEPLKYVLARINNVDRSTAQTQLSKHQQWWNAYWQKSSVVIEDTVLMKAYYQGLYTMAACSRDPKFPPGLFGWVTSDDPQWAGDYHLNYNHQAPFYSLYSANRLEQGAPHDAPLIDFIPRGEWYAQNVTHTRGVQYPVGIGPLGIEVTRNHPRYYNSVNEQQGGLFFGQRSNAAYGLLNMAQYWRCTYDEAYGKKIYPYALAVANFWEDYLKYENGRYVIYDDAIHEGSGADMNPILSLGLVRNAFNLMLDLSTTLKIDQDRRAKWNDILEKLSHFPVQERNGKKVFRYTEKGVDWWVNNGLGIQHIYPSNAITLDSGEELLTLARNTITDMQRFQDHNTGSSFFMAAIRVGYDPGVVFNELRKYALHTYPNGFQLDNPHGIENSCTVTNALDEMLCMSAGNVIRLFAGLPEGQNAKFENLRAWGAFLVSASRTDGNVSIVNIKSEKGKTCTIVNPWPGRQVRIIRNRKNAEKVSGERFSLNTSAGEHLNLQLIAGAPDSK; from the coding sequence ATGAAAAATGCCTGTTTAGTTTCCCTTTTGCTACTTTGCTATTTTGATGGTTTGGCTCAATTCCGCAAGGCAGTTGCTCCCGCAGTTTCGTCTTATTATAATATCTGGACAAAGCCATTGGTTTCTACTCCCAGTAAAAACAAGGTGGACGGACCATTGATGGGTAACGGCGATGTTACAATGACTACGGGCTACATGGGGAATACGTTGAGTCACTATATTTCCAAGAATGATTTCTGGCGGTTGGTCTCACCCAAAACCGTGACCCGAAAAGATGACGTGTCCGGTCCGCGGATCGTTGGGTCAGTTGATGTTCAGATTGAAGATTTGAACAATGCCCGGTTCACCGCAGACCAGCGGCTTGTCGATGGCGTCACGACTTGCTCATTAGTATCTGACCACCAAAAAGTGGAGGCGAAATCTTGGGTGTCAGCTACTGATAACCTGATATTCATCGAACTGAAAGCAATTGGAAAGGTGGCAAATGTATCAGTAAGCCTGACAGCCCCTGAAAACAAGGAAGCCAGATTGACGAAAGGTGTTCGGGGAAATAGCCTTTGGCTGACCCGTGCTTTTACAGATAGCGTCGACATTGCCACAGAAGTAGCTGTTGCATTGCGTACCATCGACGCGAATAGTAGCTCATTTACCATAGAACCGGGCAAGAAAGTGGTAATAGCAGTCGCAGTTGAAAGCCGGTTTAAGAACGCGGAGCCCTTGAAATACGTTTTGGCACGAATAAATAACGTGGACAGAAGCACGGCGCAAACGCAATTGAGCAAACATCAACAATGGTGGAACGCATATTGGCAAAAATCATCGGTTGTAATAGAAGACACGGTTTTGATGAAGGCGTACTACCAGGGTCTTTATACAATGGCAGCATGCAGCCGTGACCCTAAATTCCCGCCGGGACTTTTTGGCTGGGTAACCAGTGACGATCCTCAATGGGCGGGGGACTACCATTTGAATTATAACCATCAGGCCCCGTTTTACTCTCTTTATTCCGCTAACAGGTTGGAGCAAGGCGCACCCCATGACGCCCCATTGATCGATTTTATACCAAGAGGGGAGTGGTATGCGCAAAACGTCACCCATACAAGAGGTGTGCAGTACCCCGTCGGCATCGGACCTCTGGGAATAGAGGTAACAAGGAACCACCCCAGGTATTATAATTCAGTGAATGAGCAGCAGGGCGGGCTGTTTTTTGGCCAGCGTTCCAATGCGGCGTACGGATTGTTGAATATGGCGCAATACTGGCGTTGTACTTACGACGAGGCTTATGGAAAAAAGATCTACCCATATGCATTGGCGGTAGCCAATTTTTGGGAAGATTATCTCAAATATGAGAACGGCCGTTACGTGATCTACGACGACGCGATACACGAGGGATCTGGCGCGGATATGAATCCGATTTTATCATTAGGCCTTGTCCGTAATGCATTTAACCTGATGCTCGACCTCAGTACGACCCTGAAAATTGACCAGGATAGGCGGGCAAAATGGAATGATATTTTAGAGAAGCTCAGCCATTTTCCAGTCCAGGAGCGGAATGGAAAAAAGGTGTTCCGGTACACCGAAAAGGGAGTTGACTGGTGGGTGAATAATGGGCTGGGTATCCAGCATATTTATCCATCCAATGCCATCACGCTGGATAGTGGCGAAGAATTGTTGACCCTTGCCCGTAATACCATCACGGACATGCAGCGGTTTCAGGACCATAACACTGGCAGCAGTTTTTTTATGGCCGCAATAAGGGTGGGTTATGATCCGGGAGTCGTATTCAATGAGTTGCGCAAATATGCTTTGCATACATATCCCAATGGTTTTCAGCTGGATAATCCGCATGGGATAGAAAACAGCTGCACGGTTACCAATGCGCTGGACGAAATGCTATGTATGAGTGCCGGAAATGTCATCCGTTTGTTTGCCGGTTTGCCCGAAGGGCAGAATGCAAAATTTGAGAATCTGAGGGCCTGGGGCGCATTCCTGGTTTCTGCGAGCCGAACTGATGGGAATGTTTCAATAGTCAACATCAAAAGTGAAAAAGGGAAAACATGTACGATTGTTAATCCCTGGCCGGGCAGGCAGGTGCGCATTATACGTAACAGAAAGAATGCTGAGAAGGTCTCAGGCGAAAGATTTAGTCTTAATACCAGTGCCGGTGAACATCTGAATCTGCAATTGATAGCCGGTGCACCGGATTCGAAATAG